CCGCCCGCCGAAGCGAATCCGTGGATCGACTAGGGCAACACAGATATCCGACAATATATTGCCAAGCAGATACAGCAGCGAAGAAATCACCAATATGCCCATTACAATCGGGTAGTCACGTTCGATAATGGCCTCGTAGCCCAACAGCCCAATGCCATCGATATTGAATATGGTTTCAATCAAAAATGAGCCGCCTAGCAGTAGCGAAATATTGTTACCGAAGGATGTGGCCACGGGAATCAGGCTATTGCGAAGCGCATGACCGCGAACGCTTTCGCCGCGACTTAAGCCTTTAGCGCTGGCAGTGCGCATATAGTCTGCCGACAAATTGTCCATCAGCGAATTTTTCATCATTAGAGTGGTGACGGCGAAACTGCCTGCTAGGTACGCGATTAGTGGCAATACCGAGTGCCTAAATATGTCTGAGGCTTTGCCCCAGGTGCTGAGCTCGTCGTGATTGTCACTCACAAAGCCGCCCAGAGGGAATATATCCCAGTAGCCAGCAAACAATGAAATTAGGGCAATGCCGATAACATAGCTGGGTAGGGCGTAGCCTAAAAAAACCACCGCCGACGACCAGCTATCGAGGGCGCTGCCATGGTACATGCCTTTAGCCAGGCCAAGTGGAATACATACCAAGTAGGTCAGTATTAGGGTGGTGAGGCCGTAGTAGATTGAGATTGGGAACCGCTCTTTGATAATTTGCCAAACAGGATCTTGATAGCGGGTAGAAAGACCCAAGTCAAAGGAGACTACCTTTTTTAGCCAAATTACGTAGCTGCTAAGCATTGGTTTATCAAAACCGTAGTAGCGCTTAAGCTCTTCCATTTGCT
This portion of the Zhongshania sp. R06B22 genome encodes:
- a CDS encoding ABC transporter permease subunit; its protein translation is MTGYFVRRFLLIIPTFIGITLLVFAITRVVPGGPIERLMTQIQFGGETGSLQRSQGGGTLSDEQMEELKRYYGFDKPMLSSYVIWLKKVVSFDLGLSTRYQDPVWQIIKERFPISIYYGLTTLILTYLVCIPLGLAKGMYHGSALDSWSSAVVFLGYALPSYVIGIALISLFAGYWDIFPLGGFVSDNHDELSTWGKASDIFRHSVLPLIAYLAGSFAVTTLMMKNSLMDNLSADYMRTASAKGLSRGESVRGHALRNSLIPVATSFGNNISLLLGGSFLIETIFNIDGIGLLGYEAIIERDYPIVMGILVISSLLYLLGNILSDICVALVDPRIRFGGRSGA